The nucleotide sequence ATCTGTACTGCGCATCCGCAATGGCCATAAGTATAGTGGAGAAGAACTTCTTGTAGTTGAAGTACTCGGACCCAGTGTGCGCTGGCTTCTGGATCCTGATGTGCTTCCCATCGATTGCACCTACACAGTTTGGAAACTGTGTTACTTCATGGTACTTCGCAGCAATTTGAAGCCAAAGTTCTGTAGAAGGTTGTGGGATAAATTCTTCTACAAGACAATCCCACAGGGCATCGCAGGTGCTCCGGACAATCCCAGAGATGGTGGAAATACCCAGGCGAAACTGGAAGTGCAGAGACGAAAAACTCTCACCAGATGCCAGGAACcttaaaaaaagataataaaaatggGGTTTAGTATTTTGTAGAACACaatgaatgaaaaaaaggaaaaaaatcagtACATACCTGAGGGTTACGATTAGGCGTTCCTCTGGTGAGATACTCCTTCTCAGGTGGGTGTCTTGCCGACGTATCCGTTCACTGATGCGTGCTAGAAGGTCATCAAATGTTGATACAGACATCCGTAAGTAGCTTGCAAACTTGTCTGGATGCTGCCGCAGCTCCACATACAAAGTGCTGTGAACCCCGTGGGTCATCCGTGACGCAGTGATGGGATGGATCCAATATCTTCGACGGCGTTGGCGGCGTCTTTCAGCATCTCGTATCCTTCTTGCTTGGGAACGCCACAGCAGAACATCAAAACTGTAGGAAAGATAGGTGGGAAACATGTTGCTATGTACTCTCCTCAGTGCTCAAATTCAGACTGCTAATCATTGAAGCACTCTTTTTATACCCAACACTTTGAATAGGGGGCGGAGCTTCAACTGCAGTTCAagagggtgaaatgttttttattaacggacgttagaaaggaatgatataacggat is from Rana temporaria chromosome 9, aRanTem1.1, whole genome shotgun sequence and encodes:
- the LOC120913710 gene encoding protein ALP1-like produces the protein MFPTYLSYSFDVLLWRSQARRIRDAERRRQRRRRYWIHPITASRMTHGVHSTLYVELRQHPDKFASYLRMSVSTFDDLLARISERIRRQDTHLRRSISPEERLIVTLRFLASGESFSSLHFQFRLGISTISGIVRSTCDALWDCLVEEFIPQPSTELWLQIAAKYHEVTQFPNCVGAIDGKHIRIQKPAHTGSEYFNYKKFFSTILMAIADAQYRFVAVDIGSYGRTNDSRVFKNSVMGRRIYSGEMGLPEPRAFPGTDEPPMPFVFIGDEAFQMCGNLLKPYSSRGLDQRKRIFNYRLSRARRYVECAFGIFAGKWRIFNRPIQLHPDVVDQVVKAAVVLHNFILTKEPSPSDPEEVESALPGIEQISRRATQVIMRLRDDFSQYFLTEAGMVSWQDRMM